CCTCTCCCGTAAATATTTTATAAATCGGTATTCTTTTTTCTTTGTTATCCAGCTGAAGGGCAAATTCGGCTTATCTTACTCATAATACCACGCCATATCCATTCTTTTATACTCACTTCTGCCAGAAGCATATGGTAATAAAATTTATTCGTAACTTTTTATTAAATTCAACACAAAAACAGTTATTTTCGCTTTCACCCATTGGATACCTCCTCTTTCCGTCGGTTATTGACTATATTATAGACGATAAAAAGGGTTTTGTCAAAATAAATATTCGGTTCCATTTGGAGAATACGGGTTTAAATTAAGCGTATGATTTACCATAATCCCGGTTGCCCCGCGGTCTGAAGTATAAGAATATTTTATTTCCTGGCAATCGCTAAGTAAACGCTGGATGATTACATCATCAATTTTCTCGTCTTTTAATGTTTTCTCAAGCCATTTTCTGAATGTATCAGGGAGATTTCTAATTTCAGTAATCTTAACTTCATGGCAAATGAGAGTAAAGAATGTGGTTTTATTCGTAAATATCAGGCATTTATGTCTGCCTATTTTGAATAAGTTGGCATACCACGCGCCCAGCAGAGAATTGTCATCAGTTTCCCGAACAATCTGGTCCCTGGATATCCCCATTTCTTTCAAGAGTTTTTTTGTGCAGCAAAGATAGGTCATAATATTTTTAGTTTACAATTTTAGCAGAAATAAGTAAAGCGGATTTGAGACGAGCAGGGGGATGTTATTTACTTAATAAATCAATTTCTTTTAAAAATTCACTTGCGTTTAGTATCTTGCAATTTTTAATTGTTTTAAGTTCAAGTAGATGTTTATCACCGCTGATAATAAATTGAGCTCCGCCTTCAATCGCGCAATCAACGAATTTTTCATCATCTGGGTCATTTTTTAGTGTCTGATGTTTTACTTTTGGCTTAATAACGATGGCTTTTTCAGAATTAGAAAATAGTATCGTAATGTCTTCAATATCTTCTTCTGAAAGAGAAAACCTGTTAAGTACTTCAAAGTATTCGTTAAGAATGTCCTGACTCACGACTAAAACAATATCGCCCTTGTCCCATAAGTCAATAATTTGGCGAGGTTTTCCACCCCAAAGGCTTGATATTAAAATATTTGTATCGATGACAACCCTGATAGTTTTCATTATTTCTTTAAGCGAACATCCTTAATCAGTTTATCAACATCTTGTAGGCCATATCCTGCCCGTTTTGCAGCTTCCCGGGTACGAGCCCATAAAGAGTTTATATTAACCGAAAATGCATCTTCGCTTAGTGTCCTAAGCAATGCAATTGGGTGTCCTTTGCGCGTAATCACTACTGGGCCAAATTTATCACTGAGTTTTAAAACCCTATTAGTTTCTAGTTTGAGTTCACGGATGTTTGCAAATCTCATATAATCCTCCAATTAGTTGTAACACATTTGTGTTACAATAGTATTATACTTGGATTCTATTGTTTTGTCAAGGGGAAATATTAGGAAGGTGGGGTGTTTACTTCATCTTTTTACAGATAAACAGGCCGACTTGCCAACTAGAGTCCTTACTCTTTGGGTCAATACCGTGATTTTTGGTTATTTGTTTTCTTCTTTTCTTTCTTTTTTGAAATAAACTGAACCGTCTCCCAACGGGAACCCCTGGGCTTCCGGGGCCCGTTAATTGTACGCAACGATCACGCTCTTGAAAATAGTAAACAAAATAAAGATGTATTAGAAAAGAAAATGGAAGATACTACAAAGTAGGGTAAAATTAAACATTTAGGGTAAAATCCCCATGGGTTTTGCTGAAATTTAGACAAAAAATAGGTAAAACCACGCAATTGTGGGGAAAATACCGCGACCTGGGTTAGTGAGCAAGGACGAACTTGTGGATAATACTTGAAACAAGGGTTCTACCAGGAATGATGAAATTTAAGGGTGGGCTAGAATTTTTAATACTAATGTTTACTTTGAATCAGGTATCGTGTCCCGGAAATCTAAAATTTTAAAGCGATACCTGCTTTCGCGCCGCCACCGATTCCGCCAAAACCGACACCTTCTTTGATGTTAATCTTATGCCTTGAAACACCGTCAGGATAATATCCCCGGGTCTGTTCGCTTACCACAAAATCAGTGTTTCCTAATACTGTTATATTTAAACCGAAAAACCAAGACATGGAATCAGATAAATTATTTTTAATATCAGTTGTTATTTCAACCGCAGGCACAACGGTAGCAAGGGCAAGACTACTGCTATAATTCAATATCGTATCTCCCGTCTTGTCAGTACCCGAATCTCTCAGGTATGTGTCTGTTGAAGATGTTTTCCTGGATATATTTAACAAGTACGCGCCAAGCCCAAGCCCGAAACTAATTCCTGACTCGTTTTGATAATTAAACCTTCCAAGTACAGGTACGGCAAGCACTGATATTTCTTCTTTATCCTGTCGTGTGACATCTGCGCTTAAATAGAAATAAGAACTGTCCCATATAATCCTGCCCGGGGGTGTCGGGCTTGAAGACGGAAGATTCCATTCTTTGGTAAAAGTTTCATAAGGCATTCCCATTCCCACTACGATATCGGCAACAATTACTCCAAATACAGCGGCTCAACGTATATCACGTGGGCGCTGCCGGGAATTGTCAACGACTCCGTGTGGCTTAGGATGAAAGCCCGCGACTCGATGGGTCTCATAAGCAGTTACACGATTACAGGCCCGGTCGCGGTTTCGGAGCAGTTCTTCAGTTCCGCCCCGGTCCTGGTCATTAACAGCATCCAGGGCTCCTCCGGCACCGTGAGGGTCTATTACACCGCTTACGACGCAGACGGCGATTCCGTCAGTGGGACTGGGAGACTGCTATTACAATTTAAGAATGACCGGTAATGCTGTTAAAAATTATACAAAAAGCCTAGAGCTGAATCCGGATAATAAAAAGCTGAAAAAGTGGCTGGAACAGTTATTACAATCTGAAAAAGAAGAATCTCAGCCGAATATTGACACGGCTATACAGTTAATGAATTTAAAAAAATACGATGAAGCAATATTAGAACTTAAAAAAGTGCTCAAAAACAATTCGAATAATGCAAGGGTTTATGAAGAATTGGGCAATTGCTATTACAATCTGGATAAGAATAAAGAAGCTTTAGGATACTATAAAAAGAGTTTGGAGATTGACGGAAATAATAACAGGCTAAAAACGTGGCTGGAAAAGATTGAAAAATAGAATGTGTTGGATTGAAAATTCTTTTACAATTTGATAGAGTAATTGGCAACAAGAGTTTAAAAAAATTAGGCTGGAGGAGCAAAAATATGTTTAATAAATTAGTTGTTGTAACCACGTCGGTTTTATTGATGGGGCTGGGTACTTTGAATGCAGCTGATGCGAAAAAGAAAACACCTGAGGCTGTTACCGCTACAGCTTCACCAGCCGCCAATGACCTTCTTGAAACCCCAAAAGACAAAATCAGCTATACCATCGGCTGGGACATAGGAAATACCTTAAAAAAACAATATATAGATGTTGACACAAACATTCTCATAATGGGCATTGAAGGAGCAATTAATAATTACAAAAAACTGCTTTCTGATGAAGAGATGCAGCAGGTTATCGCAGGTTTGAGGGAAGAAATACAAACTAAGAGAGAGGAAGCTATGTCCAAGCAGAGTGAAATTAATAAAAAAGAGGGCGCAGCATTTCTCGCTAAAAATAAGTTGGATAAAGGAGTCAAAGTCCTGCCCAGCGGCTTACAATATAAAGTAATCGAAAATGGAAAAGGGCCGAAACCCAAATCCATAGATACAGTCAAGGTAAACTATAGCGGAAAATTAATTGATGGAACAGAATTCGACAGTTCCTATAAACGCGGGGTTCCTGCAACCTTTCCTGTGACCGGCGTAATTCCCGGCTGGACCGAAGTCTTGCAACTGATGAAAGCCGGTTCTAAATGGCAGGTATTTATCCCGTCCAATCTTGCTTACGGTGAACGCGGAGCCGGTGAAACTATCGGGCCAGATGCAACTCTGATTTTCACGGTAGAGCTTCTTGAAATACAAAAACCGGAAGATAAATCCGCTATACCTGGTGTGACCAGCGCGCCTTCGGCGCCTGCCAGCCCAAAAGTTATTCCGGCCCCCAAACCAGCTCCCCAAACTGAGAAAAAATAAGGAATAAATTTTGCAGGTTTATTTAGCAGTAGCGCTAACCGATTTAATAATATTTTTTATTACTTTTTTCGTAATGTACCGCGCCGGCGAGAGCAATCTCAGCAACGGCCTGTGTGCTTTGTTGGGTATATCAGGCAGTATCGGTTATGTTATGTCCAGCATGGTGTCAGGTAAAGTAGTAAACCAAAAAAATTGTAAAAGTTTATTATTAGTAAGCTCGCTCACTGGAACAATCCTTTGCCTGATAATGCTTTTCTCAACGAACTATCTTTTCAATCTGCTTTTATTATTTGTCTTTAGCGCGGCTAACGGATTATTTTTCAATGCTTTTCAATCTTTCATGCGCAATAGTTCTTCCAGAGGAAAGCTAATGAAAATAATTTGCATGTACACAATTGCATGGAGCGGCGGTATATCTTTGGGGTATCTTGCTTCCGGAAGCCTTTATAAACTGGGCCCCTATGCGCTTTCAATAATTGTTATTCTTTCTGGCGCCTGGGTATTATGGATTTTCCGCAAAGATAGCAGTATTGAAGCCAATAAGGAAACGGAAGATTATGCATTCAGCAAAAATGTAATGTTCGTTTGGATAGGCTGGATAATAATAGCTGTTGTAACTTTTGTGGAAAGGTCTATACTGGTTTTTTTCCCCGTGTTTTGTGCTCAGAAAAATATCGGCCCTTTTTATGCAAGTTTACCGTTGTTTCTTATGATGTTCGGCCAGGGTGTTTTTAGCATTTATTTTATTAAAAATACAAGATTGTTTTATAATAAAAACGTAATTATTTTAGCCAATATTGCAGCGGCTATAGTTATGTTATCAGTATGGCTGTTTCCAAGTTATCTGGTTTATATTATTGGTTTTATATTATTGGGTTTATATGGGTCTTTTACTTATTTTTCAGCCGTTTTTTATGCGAATAACCATTTTGAAAACCGTTCCTTAAATGTTGGAATTAATGAAACAATTGTCGGAATGAGCTCGATTACAGGAGTAGCTATTTCATATATTTGGATGAAAGCCCTGCCCGGCCCGGATTCTATATATCTGGGATGCGCGCTGCTTTTGATTATTTTAGTATTTGTCATTTTGTTCTTTCCTGTAAAATCCCGGGTAAATATCCGGAAAGTTTGTTGACAATAAAGCTGATATATTATATCATTTGCTTTAATTAACCAAATAAGGAGCATTTTGTGCCAACCAAAGAAGAATTACTTGAAAAAGCAAAAAAACCGGCTCAGGAAGCCATGAAGCTTCACCCTTTCTATCAGGGGAAAATAGAAATTGTTCCAAAGTGCTGTATAAGGAGCATGGATGACTTTTCTATCTGGTACAGCCCAGGGGTTGCAGAGCCCTGTAAAGCAATAAATAAAAACAGAGACCTTTCTTTTGATTACACTAACAGAGCCAATTTGATAGCAATAATTACCGACGGCACAAGAGTGCTCGGGCTGGGCAATATTGGGCCTGAAGCCGCCATGCCGGTTATGGAAGGCAAGGCGATGATTTTTAAATATCTCGGTGGAGTTGACGCCGTGCCGCTATGCCTCAATACCACAGATCCGAAAAAATTCATAGAAACAGTAAAACTTCTTGAACCGTCGTTTGGCGGAATAAATCTTGAAGATATTGAAATGCCTAAGTGTTTTGAAATACTGGACACGTTAAGAAAAGAAATGAATATTCCTGTCTGGCATGATGACCAGCAGGGAACCGCTCTTGTTACGGTAGCAGGTTTTATCAATGCGTTAAAAGTCGTAGGGAAAAAAATAAATCAGGTAAAAATCGCCATGGTAGGAGCCGGTTCGGCAAATATCTGCACGGCGCGCCTGCTGATTAAAGCCGGCGTAAATCCGGAAAACATTATCATGACAGATACAAAAGGCACATTGCATGAAGGAAGAACGGAACTCAAAGAAAAGTATAAAGAAAAATGGGAAATATGCCAGAAGACTAATAAAAACAATATTTTGGGCGGTATAGCCGAAGCCATGAAGGGAGCAGACGCAGTAATTGCGCTTTCTACTCCGGGGCCTGATATTATAAAAAAGGAATGGATAAAAGCAATGGCAAAAGACTCTATTGTTTTTGTCTGCGCGAATCCTATCCCTGAAATCTGGCCATGGGAAGCAAAGGAAGCTGGGGCAAAAATAGTGGCAACGGGCCGTTCGGATTTTTCTAACCAGGTTAATAACTCGCTGGGTTTTCCGGGAGTTTTCCGCGGAGCTTTGGATGTAAGGGCAAAAACTATTACAGATGAAATGTGTATCGCTGCGGCCAACGAGATAGCAAAAGTCCAGGAAGATAAAGGCCTGGATGAAGAACATATCGTCCCCACTATGGATAATTGGGAAGTTTATATAAGGGAAGCAGTTGCTGTAGGTTTAAAAGCGATAGAACAGGGCGTGGCAAGAAAAATACTCACAAAAGAAGAATTATGGAGACAGGCAGAAACCGTTATCAAAAGATCCAGGGACGAAGTAAAAATACTTATGGATAGCGGAATCATTAAAAAATATGCATAAAGTAGACATGAAAAATGTTATCCAGGAAGTTAAAAAGGCCTGTATTGATACAAACTGTATCATAAGGAAAGATATTGCGTCTGCTTTAAAAAAGGCGGTAAAAAATGAAACCGGCCTGGCAAAAGAAATTTTAAACGAGCTTATTTTAAACAGCAAAATAGCAAAAAAAGAAATGATGCCGATTTGCCAGGATACCGGAATAACATGTGTTTTTATTGAAATCGGTGATAACGTTCAAATTGTCGGCGGTAACCTTTATGATGCCATAAATGAGGGTGTCAGGCGCGCCTACCAGGATGGTTTCTTAAGGAAATCTGTTGTTGAAGACCCTATTTTCAGGAAAAACACCAGGGATAATACGCCAGCGGTAATCCATACGGATATTGTAAGAGGCGAAGAACTTAAGATAAAAATTATGCCAAAAGGCGGCGGTGCAGAAAACATGGGCAGGTATATGAACTTCAGCCCGAATGCAACTGTTGCTTCAATAGAAGATTTTGTTATAGAAACAGTAAAAATTGCCGGCGCCAATGCCTGCCCGCCTGTTATTGTCGGCGTAGGTATCGGAGGAACTATGGATTATTCCTGTGTTCTTGCAAAGAAAGCGCTTTTCAGGCCGATAAACCATAGAAACGAAAACCCTTTTTACGCAAAATTAGAAAAATCCCTGCTTGATAAGCTTAATGAAACCTGCATCGGCCCCCAGGGGCTTGGCGGAAAAACCACAGCTTTAGCCGTGCATATAGAAACCTATCCATGCCATATAGCTTCATTGCCTGTTGCCGTAAATTTGAACTGTCATGCAACCAGGACAAAAGAAATAATTCTATGAAAAAAATAACAACACCCCTCACTTATAAAACAATCAGGTCCTTAAAAGCCGGTGAATTGGTTTCAATAACCGGAATAATTTATACCGCCAGGGACGCAGCT
The Elusimicrobiota bacterium DNA segment above includes these coding regions:
- a CDS encoding putative toxin-antitoxin system toxin component, PIN family, with amino-acid sequence MKTIRVVIDTNILISSLWGGKPRQIIDLWDKGDIVLVVSQDILNEYFEVLNRFSLSEEDIEDITILFSNSEKAIVIKPKVKHQTLKNDPDDEKFVDCAIEGGAQFIISGDKHLLELKTIKNCKILNASEFLKEIDLLSK
- a CDS encoding tetratricopeptide repeat protein; the protein is MGLGDCYYNLRMTGNAVKNYTKSLELNPDNKKLKKWLEQLLQSEKEESQPNIDTAIQLMNLKKYDEAILELKKVLKNNSNNARVYEELGNCYYNLDKNKEALGYYKKSLEIDGNNNRLKTWLEKIEK
- a CDS encoding FKBP-type peptidyl-prolyl cis-trans isomerase, with amino-acid sequence MGLGTLNAADAKKKTPEAVTATASPAANDLLETPKDKISYTIGWDIGNTLKKQYIDVDTNILIMGIEGAINNYKKLLSDEEMQQVIAGLREEIQTKREEAMSKQSEINKKEGAAFLAKNKLDKGVKVLPSGLQYKVIENGKGPKPKSIDTVKVNYSGKLIDGTEFDSSYKRGVPATFPVTGVIPGWTEVLQLMKAGSKWQVFIPSNLAYGERGAGETIGPDATLIFTVELLEIQKPEDKSAIPGVTSAPSAPASPKVIPAPKPAPQTEKK
- a CDS encoding MFS transporter, with product MQVYLAVALTDLIIFFITFFVMYRAGESNLSNGLCALLGISGSIGYVMSSMVSGKVVNQKNCKSLLLVSSLTGTILCLIMLFSTNYLFNLLLLFVFSAANGLFFNAFQSFMRNSSSRGKLMKIICMYTIAWSGGISLGYLASGSLYKLGPYALSIIVILSGAWVLWIFRKDSSIEANKETEDYAFSKNVMFVWIGWIIIAVVTFVERSILVFFPVFCAQKNIGPFYASLPLFLMMFGQGVFSIYFIKNTRLFYNKNVIILANIAAAIVMLSVWLFPSYLVYIIGFILLGLYGSFTYFSAVFYANNHFENRSLNVGINETIVGMSSITGVAISYIWMKALPGPDSIYLGCALLLIILVFVILFFPVKSRVNIRKVC
- a CDS encoding NADP-dependent malic enzyme, translated to MKLHPFYQGKIEIVPKCCIRSMDDFSIWYSPGVAEPCKAINKNRDLSFDYTNRANLIAIITDGTRVLGLGNIGPEAAMPVMEGKAMIFKYLGGVDAVPLCLNTTDPKKFIETVKLLEPSFGGINLEDIEMPKCFEILDTLRKEMNIPVWHDDQQGTALVTVAGFINALKVVGKKINQVKIAMVGAGSANICTARLLIKAGVNPENIIMTDTKGTLHEGRTELKEKYKEKWEICQKTNKNNILGGIAEAMKGADAVIALSTPGPDIIKKEWIKAMAKDSIVFVCANPIPEIWPWEAKEAGAKIVATGRSDFSNQVNNSLGFPGVFRGALDVRAKTITDEMCIAAANEIAKVQEDKGLDEEHIVPTMDNWEVYIREAVAVGLKAIEQGVARKILTKEELWRQAETVIKRSRDEVKILMDSGIIKKYA
- a CDS encoding fumarate hydratase, producing MHKVDMKNVIQEVKKACIDTNCIIRKDIASALKKAVKNETGLAKEILNELILNSKIAKKEMMPICQDTGITCVFIEIGDNVQIVGGNLYDAINEGVRRAYQDGFLRKSVVEDPIFRKNTRDNTPAVIHTDIVRGEELKIKIMPKGGGAENMGRYMNFSPNATVASIEDFVIETVKIAGANACPPVIVGVGIGGTMDYSCVLAKKALFRPINHRNENPFYAKLEKSLLDKLNETCIGPQGLGGKTTALAVHIETYPCHIASLPVAVNLNCHATRTKEIIL